A single Ptiloglossa arizonensis isolate GNS036 chromosome 2, iyPtiAriz1_principal, whole genome shotgun sequence DNA region contains:
- the LOC143154881 gene encoding uncharacterized protein LOC143154881 yields MSDKLVIKDNRIKAEVQNHSKMTLDIKSFKLSERMIPNIQISRKTYSEIQIESDVDYDDLCGSWIYSKNPAYSWYVKPPNPSICIWQYFTEQDVIYLKKYQMNKKIISSFFENKFINENKRKSNDILVKELYEFFKFTRLHSFTEKGISVVLGLVYLMHLFFLSHPWWTAKEIFKFFYETLSLHIVLNPPKSLEVFTIAQSNLLLRAFHEIYMENLVLLRILYHTNYHLIMNINNPASSTKED; encoded by the exons atGTCAGATAAACTGGTTATAAAAGATAACCGCATTAAAGCCGAGGTTCAAAATCATTCGAAAATGACGCTTGACATTAAATCGTTCAAATTATCGGAACGTATGATACctaatattcaaatatctcgGAAAACTTATTCAGAAATTCAAATCGAATCGGACGTGGATTATGACGATTTATGCGGATCAtggatttattcgaaaaacCCTGCTTATAGTTGGTATGTTAAACCACCAAATCCAAGTATATGCATTTGGCAGTATTTTACAGAACAggatgtaatttatttaaaaaagtaccaaatgaataagaaaataatatctTCTTTTTTTG aaaataaatttataaatgaaaataaaagaaagagcaATGATATTCTTGTAAAAGAGCTGTACGAATTTTTTAAGTTTACAag ACTTCATTCATTTACTGAGAAAGGCATTTCTGTAGTTCTGGGACTTGTATACTTAAtgcatttatttttcctttcacATCCATGGTGGACAGCTAaggaaattttcaagtttttttATGAAACTCTTTCTCTGCATATTGTATTG aatCCTCCAAAAAGTCTAGAAGTATTTACTATAGCTCAAAGTAATCTTCTACTTAGAGCATTCCATGAAATATATATGGAAAACCTTGTATTACTACGCATTTTGTACCATACAAATTATCACTTAATTATGAACATAAATAATCCAGCAAGTTCAACTAAGGAagattaa